Proteins from a single region of Urocitellus parryii isolate mUroPar1 chromosome 4, mUroPar1.hap1, whole genome shotgun sequence:
- the Frmpd1 gene encoding FERM and PDZ domain-containing protein 1 isoform X1 — translation MEELETSLFQTRKAHRIEQMVARWLRRSRDSSARAKIAAADVPPGNPPQALTPVRHTVKIEKDALLQDYGFQISETLPLTVVAVTAGGSAHGKLFPGDQILQMNNETTEDLSCERAVDILREAEESLSITVVRCISGVPKSSFLTEEKRARLKTNPVKVHFAEEVLVSGHSQGNSLLCMPNVLKLYLENGQTKAFKFEANTTVKDIILTVKEKLSIRSIEYFALALEEQYNVSRLHLLHEEELIQQVVEREELHDSRCLFRVCFVPKDPLDLLKEDPVAFEYLYLQSCSDVLQERFAVEMKCSSALRLAALHIQERIYACAQPQKISLKYIEKDWGIENFISPTLLRNMKGKDIKKAISFHMKRNQNLLEPRQKQLISAAQLRLNYLQILGELKTYGGRIFNATLMLQDRESYIAILVGAKYGISQIINSKLNIMSSLAEFANISRVELTEESEKVSMVRVYLQDIKVLTLLLESNSAKDLACLIAGYYRLFVDPVTSIFLWPGNKQVHRVSAEEGYESRACSDSEESSEVDCVLEPLSDRCLVKLSPCRMSVKEDQLPGNSPTPELARRGASTCGAGSTTDSAESEASDSANTESRGCRTSGSSESMDALEEDDLDACSSSRSDFFRFGSSGFSEDLDSDSLEDRNRIETSGFLCLLDLAQSASAQCQKMECSQRLASENCSWGPELSVGRLDPRLYEGSRDNYYSLCSSVSPASHLSDSSESTTSRQGVILPAWSQQGWTEPQPSSTLEALPLRPPLAFEDGSSDEEYYDAADKLTPPDVLSGEPPAGPRAISAIEPSATGLQSKASTCTCDDGLHPRPEGIQPSRRGGAKKYARTLRKRRSFLQTDYTSQVSFPLVPSASLESVDDVCYYDREPYLTVSAPSPTISSLQDVQGEPGLLETKALGLLAPLRETKSKNPASRVMEMEPETMETKSVIDSRVCSISAIRFRIDPNNKENSEVASLAATVDSSSESTPRGSNPGSSGPETAQSRPFQILSPFQDSNSSAPKELILELGNSTFPLSRADPNPDSPRPHNVSQRDSLELGGIPLAMRLGSFLTNHIQETTTQYTELLLSPGDGPRSGECGMNSREMATFSTKEEQLFLESDSEVTNKYDTNLFQEESGENAGGLKGDMSNVVSQALDVSTADGETITSLSLEASGTGTEQTPLHTPKDPQGQCREAQSQALRAQEQKHLAELDLDPDFLLGKQTVLSAFPPEGVKAESLNHVMEESTALRDTPQQVCFNPSLTKPQPCQEESHYEASNHYSLSESKNSSPSICLPTEKSFLCFAPESHPAVSVGLGKATSLGFAGMNEEGVAPRIGMEQCSCQFSYATCFRGPQPDTEEEDRGPEAHPMAPLTSPPSAGSRMALPWRPARSHSCSTAPLSRESHIWPEYCSRALRQLKAAPTSTPEGFIQLMENLLELQDILEASWGVGNKHPPEKCTWHFSESRSRLCMGSQKLLSSCQHVIRMDQSPEEMQGAVCDTFQHLVQLAGLCFQFTDCSRCSARHREAAGNLRDVVYTYHQFVEAAKLTCERGYHDLSVKLLARQCTALTAAVFCLTQKFRASTAL, via the exons GGCTAAAATCGCTGCAGCTGATGTGCCTCCTGGGAACCCACCACAGGCCCTCACCCCTGTGAGGCACACAGTAAAGATAGAAAAAGATGCCCTCCTCCAGGACTATGGATTTCAGATTtctgagaccctgcctctcacAGTGGTGGCTGTCACAGCAG GAGGCTCCGCTCATGGCAAGCTTTTCCCCGGTGATCAGATCCTCCAAATGAACAATGAGACCACTGAAGACCTCTCCTGTGAACGAGCAGTCGACATTCTAAG ggaaGCCGAAGAGTCTCTTTCAATCACAGTTGTTCGCTGCATATCG GGAGTTCCCAAATCTTCCTTCCTGACTGAGGAGAAGAGGGCCAGGCTGAAGACCAATCCTGTGAAGGTGCATTTTGCTGAGGAAGTGCTTGTCAGTGGACACAGCCAG GGAAATTCTCTACTGTGTATGCCCAATGTGCTCAAGCTGTACTTGGAGAATGGACAGACCAAAGCTTTCAAGTTTGAGGCAAACACAACTGTGAAG GACATCATCCTCACTGTGAAGGAGAAGCTTTCCATCCGAAGTATTGAGTACTTTGCCCTGGCCCTGGAAGAGCAGTACAACGTCTCACGTCTACACTTGCTGCATGAGGAGGAGCTCATCCAGCAG GTGGTAGAGAGGGAGGAGTTACATGACTCCCGCTGCCTCTTCAGGGTGTGTTTTGTCCCAAAGGACCCCCTGGACCTCTTGAAAGAAGACCCCGTGGCCTTTGAGTACCTCTATCTGCAG AGCTGCAGTGATGTGCTCCAGGAACGTTTTGCTGTAGAAATGAAATGCAGCTCTGCACTCCGACTCGCAGCCCTGCACATCCAGGAGCGGATCTATGCATGTGCCCAGCCACAGAAGATCTCTTTGAAGTACATTGA GAAAGACTGGGGAATAGAGAACTTTATATCTCCAACTTTACTCCGAAACATGAAAGGCAAAGACATCAAGAAGGCCATTAGTTTCCACATGAAGAGGAACCAGAATTTGCTGGAACCCCGACAGAAG caACTTATTTCTGCTGCTCAGCTACGTTTAAATTATCTACAGATCCTTGGGGAGCTCAAGACATATGGTGGGAGAATCTTTAATGCTACTTTAATG TTACAGGATAGAGAATCCTACATTGCCATTCTAGTTGGAGCCAAGTATGGGATTAGCCAAATTATCAATAGTAAACTCAACATCATGTCCTCATTGGCAGAGTTTGCCAACATCAGCCGTGTAGAGCTGACAGAAGAGTCTGAGAAAGTGAGCATGGTCAGAGTGTACCTTCAGGACATTAAG GTTCTAACATTGCTGCTAGAATCCAACAGTGCAAAAGACCTAGCCTGCCTGATTGCTGGGTACTACAGGCTGTTTGTCGACCCAGTTACCTCCATTTTCCTCTGGCCTGGAAATAAACAAGTGCACCGGGTGTCTGCCGAAGAAG GCTATGAGTCCAGGGCCTGCAGTGACTCGGAGGAGTCCTCCGAAGTGGACTGTGTGCTGGAGCCTCTCTCGGACAGATGCCTGGTGAAGCTGAGCCCCTGCAGAATGTCTGTCAAAGAGGACCAGCTTCCTGGGAACAGCCCCACTCCCGAGCTGGCCAGGAGGGGTGCGAGCACTTGTGGGGCTGGCAGCACCACAGATAGTGCCGAGTCTGAAGCATCCGACTCAGCCAACACCGAGAGCCGCGGCTGCAGGACCAGTGGCTCCAGCGAGTCCATGGATGCCCTGGAAGAGGATGACTTAGATGCCTGTTCCTCCAGCAGGTCTGACTTCTTCCGCTTTGGCTCCTCAGGCTTCTCGGAAGATCTTGATTCTGACAGCCTAGAGGACAGGAACAGGATTGAGACCAGTGGCTTCCTCTGTCTCCTGGACCTGGCCCAGAGTGCCAGTGCTCAGTGCCAGAAGATGGAGTGTTCCCAACGGCTAGCTTCTGAGAACTGCAGCTGGGGGCCAGAATTGAGTGTGGGCAGGTTGGACCCCAGGCTGTATGAGGGCAGCCGGGACAACTACTACAGCCTGTGTTCCAGCGTCTCCCCAGCCAGCCACCTGAGTGACAGTTCAGAGAGCACAACTTCCAGGCAGGGGGTTATCCTGCCAGCCTGGAGCCAGCAGGGCTggactgagccccagcccagctccacACTGGAAGCCCTGCCCCTGCGCCCACCGCTGGCCTTTGAGGATGGCAGCTCGGATGAGGAGTACTATGATGCAGCTGATAAGCTCACACCCCCAGATGTGCTCTCAGGTGAGCCCCCTGCAG GACCCAGAGCCATTTCTGCCATAGAACCCAGTGCCACAGGCTTGCAGAGTAAGGCCAGCACTTGCACTTGTGATGATGGCCTACACCCCAGGCCAGAAGGAATACAgccaagcagaaggggaggagcGAAGAAGTATGCCAGGACCCTGAGGAAAAGAAGGTCCTTTCTGCAGACTGACTACACGTCTCAGGTCTCCTTCCCCCTGGTGCCATCGGCCTCCCTGGAGAGTGTGGATGACGTGTGCTACTATGATAGGGAGCCCTACCTGACTGTCAGTGCACCTTCCCCAACTATATCCTCCCTGCAGGATGTGCAAGGTGAACCAGGCCTCCTAGAGACCaaggccctggggctgctggcTCCCCTGAGGGAGACCAAGAGCAAAAACCCAGCCTCCAGGGTCATGGAAATGGAGCCCGAGACCATGGAAACCAAGTCAGTCATTGACTCTCGAGTGTGTTCTATTTCTGCCATTCGGTTCAGGATTGACCCCAATAATAAAGAGAATTCTGAGGTTGCCTCTTTGGCTGCCACTGTTGACAGTTCCTCAGAAAGCACTCCTCGTGGTTCCAACCCAGGTTCCTCTGGCCCAGAGACTGCTCAGTCTAGGCCTTTCCAAATTTTGTCTCCATTTCAAGACTCCAATAGCAGTGCCCCCAAAGAACTCATCCTAGAGCTTGGGAACAGCACCTTCCCCCTCTCCAGGGCAGACCCCAACCCAGACAGCCCAAGGCCACATAATGTCTCTCAAAGAGACTCACTGGAGCTGGGAGGCATCCCATTGGCAATGAGATTGGGGTCTTTTTTAACAAATCATATTCAAGAAACTACCACCCAATACACAGAGCTTTTGTTGTCTCCTGGAGATGGACCTAGAAGTGGTGAATGTGGAATGAATTCAAGAGAGATGGCCACATTCTCTACAAAAGAGGAGCAACTATTTTTGGAAAGTGACAGTGAAGTTACAAACAAATATGATACCAACTTATTTCAGGAGGAATCTGGGGAGAATGCAGGTGGCCTGAAAGGTGATATGTCAAATGTTGTTTCTCAGGCTCTTGACGTTAGTACTGCAGATGGTGAAACAATTACCTCCCTCTCCTTGGAAGCTTCTGGGACAGGCACTGAGCAGACCCCACTACATACTCCCAAAGACCCCCAAGGACAATGCAGAGAAGCCCAAAGCCAAGCCTTGCGGGCCCAAGAACAAAAACACTTGGCAGAGTTGGACTTAGACCCTGATTTTTTACTTGGGAAGCAGACTGTTCTATCAGCCTTCCCTCCAGAGGGGGTCAAGGCAGAGTCACTTAACCATGTCATGGAGGAAAGTACAGCCCTTAGAGACACTCCTCAGCAGGTCTGTTTTAATCCTTCCCTAACAAAGCCACAACCCTGCCAAGAGGAGTCCCACTATGAAGCATCAAACCATTATTCACTATCAGAAAGCAAAAACAGCAGTCCTAGTATTTGCCTTCCTACTGAGAAGTCTTTCCTTTGCTTTGCCCCAGAAAGCCATCCTGCAGTTTCTGTTGGTCTTGGGAAGGCCACATCTCTGGGTTTCGCAGGCATGAATGAGGAGGGAGTAGCCCCCAGGATTGGGATGGAACAGTGTAGCTGCCAGTTCTCCTATGCCACATGCTTTCGTGGCCCACAGCCTGACACAGAGGAAGAAGACAGGGGCCCTGAGGCACACCCCATGGCCCCACTCACCTCACCACCCTCTGCAGGAAGCAGGATGGCTCTGCCTTGGAGGCCTGCCCGGTCTCACAGCTGCAGCACAGCACCGCTGTCAAGGGAAAGCCACATCTGGCCTGAGTACTGTTCCAGGGCACTGAGACAGCTGAAAGCTGCCCCTACTAGTACCCCTGAGGGCTTCATCCAACTCATGGAAAACTTGCTGGAACTACAAGACATCCTAGAAGCTTCCTGGGGGGTTGGAAACAAACACCCACCAGAAAAGTGCACCTGGCACTTTTCAGAAAGCCGGAGCCGCCTCTGCATGGGCTCTCAGAAGCTCCTTTCGAGCTGTCAGCATGTGATCAGAATGGACCAGTCCCCTGAAGAGATGCAGGGTGCTGTGTGTGACACCTTCCAGCACCTGGTCCAGCTGGCTGGCTTGTGCTTCCAGTTCACGGACTGCAGCCGTTGCTCTGCCCGGCACAGGGAAGCAGCTGGGAACCTGAGGGACGTGGTGTACACCTACCACCAGTTCGTGGAGGCTGCAAAATTGACCTGTGAGAGAGGCTATCATGACCTGAGTGTGAAACTCTTGGCCCGTCAGTGCACAGCCCTCACGGCTGCTGTGTTCTGTTTGACCCAGAAGTTCAGGGCATCCACTGCCCTATGA
- the Frmpd1 gene encoding FERM and PDZ domain-containing protein 1 isoform X2, which yields MEELETSLFQTRKAHRIEQMVARWLRRSRDSSARAKIAAADVPPGNPPQALTPVRHTVKIEKDALLQDYGFQISETLPLTVVAVTAGGSAHGKLFPGDQILQMNNETTEDLSCERAVDILREAEESLSITVVRCISGVPKSSFLTEEKRARLKTNPVKVHFAEEVLVSGHSQGNSLLCMPNVLKLYLENGQTKAFKFEANTTVKDIILTVKEKLSIRSIEYFALALEEQYNVSRLHLLHEEELIQQVVEREELHDSRCLFRVCFVPKDPLDLLKEDPVAFEYLYLQSCSDVLQERFAVEMKCSSALRLAALHIQERIYACAQPQKISLKYIEKDWGIENFISPTLLRNMKGKDIKKAISFHMKRNQNLLEPRQKQLISAAQLRLNYLQILGELKTYGGRIFNATLMLQDRESYIAILVGAKYGISQIINSKLNIMSSLAEFANISRVELTEESEKVSMVRVYLQDIKVLTLLLESNSAKDLACLIAGYYRLFVDPVTSIFLWPGNKQVHRVSAEEGYESRACSDSEESSEVDCVLEPLSDRCLVKLSPCRMSVKEDQLPGNSPTPELARRGASTCGAGSTTDSAESEASDSANTESRGCRTSGSSESMDALEEDDLDACSSSRSDFFRFGSSGFSEDLDSDSLEDRNRIETSGFLCLLDLAQSASAQCQKMECSQRLASENCSWGPELSVGRLDPRLYEGSRDNYYSLCSSVSPASHLSDSSESTTSRQGVILPAWSQQGWTEPQPSSTLEALPLRPPLAFEDGSSDEEYYDAADKLTPPDVLSGPRAISAIEPSATGLQSKASTCTCDDGLHPRPEGIQPSRRGGAKKYARTLRKRRSFLQTDYTSQVSFPLVPSASLESVDDVCYYDREPYLTVSAPSPTISSLQDVQGEPGLLETKALGLLAPLRETKSKNPASRVMEMEPETMETKSVIDSRVCSISAIRFRIDPNNKENSEVASLAATVDSSSESTPRGSNPGSSGPETAQSRPFQILSPFQDSNSSAPKELILELGNSTFPLSRADPNPDSPRPHNVSQRDSLELGGIPLAMRLGSFLTNHIQETTTQYTELLLSPGDGPRSGECGMNSREMATFSTKEEQLFLESDSEVTNKYDTNLFQEESGENAGGLKGDMSNVVSQALDVSTADGETITSLSLEASGTGTEQTPLHTPKDPQGQCREAQSQALRAQEQKHLAELDLDPDFLLGKQTVLSAFPPEGVKAESLNHVMEESTALRDTPQQVCFNPSLTKPQPCQEESHYEASNHYSLSESKNSSPSICLPTEKSFLCFAPESHPAVSVGLGKATSLGFAGMNEEGVAPRIGMEQCSCQFSYATCFRGPQPDTEEEDRGPEAHPMAPLTSPPSAGSRMALPWRPARSHSCSTAPLSRESHIWPEYCSRALRQLKAAPTSTPEGFIQLMENLLELQDILEASWGVGNKHPPEKCTWHFSESRSRLCMGSQKLLSSCQHVIRMDQSPEEMQGAVCDTFQHLVQLAGLCFQFTDCSRCSARHREAAGNLRDVVYTYHQFVEAAKLTCERGYHDLSVKLLARQCTALTAAVFCLTQKFRASTAL from the exons GGCTAAAATCGCTGCAGCTGATGTGCCTCCTGGGAACCCACCACAGGCCCTCACCCCTGTGAGGCACACAGTAAAGATAGAAAAAGATGCCCTCCTCCAGGACTATGGATTTCAGATTtctgagaccctgcctctcacAGTGGTGGCTGTCACAGCAG GAGGCTCCGCTCATGGCAAGCTTTTCCCCGGTGATCAGATCCTCCAAATGAACAATGAGACCACTGAAGACCTCTCCTGTGAACGAGCAGTCGACATTCTAAG ggaaGCCGAAGAGTCTCTTTCAATCACAGTTGTTCGCTGCATATCG GGAGTTCCCAAATCTTCCTTCCTGACTGAGGAGAAGAGGGCCAGGCTGAAGACCAATCCTGTGAAGGTGCATTTTGCTGAGGAAGTGCTTGTCAGTGGACACAGCCAG GGAAATTCTCTACTGTGTATGCCCAATGTGCTCAAGCTGTACTTGGAGAATGGACAGACCAAAGCTTTCAAGTTTGAGGCAAACACAACTGTGAAG GACATCATCCTCACTGTGAAGGAGAAGCTTTCCATCCGAAGTATTGAGTACTTTGCCCTGGCCCTGGAAGAGCAGTACAACGTCTCACGTCTACACTTGCTGCATGAGGAGGAGCTCATCCAGCAG GTGGTAGAGAGGGAGGAGTTACATGACTCCCGCTGCCTCTTCAGGGTGTGTTTTGTCCCAAAGGACCCCCTGGACCTCTTGAAAGAAGACCCCGTGGCCTTTGAGTACCTCTATCTGCAG AGCTGCAGTGATGTGCTCCAGGAACGTTTTGCTGTAGAAATGAAATGCAGCTCTGCACTCCGACTCGCAGCCCTGCACATCCAGGAGCGGATCTATGCATGTGCCCAGCCACAGAAGATCTCTTTGAAGTACATTGA GAAAGACTGGGGAATAGAGAACTTTATATCTCCAACTTTACTCCGAAACATGAAAGGCAAAGACATCAAGAAGGCCATTAGTTTCCACATGAAGAGGAACCAGAATTTGCTGGAACCCCGACAGAAG caACTTATTTCTGCTGCTCAGCTACGTTTAAATTATCTACAGATCCTTGGGGAGCTCAAGACATATGGTGGGAGAATCTTTAATGCTACTTTAATG TTACAGGATAGAGAATCCTACATTGCCATTCTAGTTGGAGCCAAGTATGGGATTAGCCAAATTATCAATAGTAAACTCAACATCATGTCCTCATTGGCAGAGTTTGCCAACATCAGCCGTGTAGAGCTGACAGAAGAGTCTGAGAAAGTGAGCATGGTCAGAGTGTACCTTCAGGACATTAAG GTTCTAACATTGCTGCTAGAATCCAACAGTGCAAAAGACCTAGCCTGCCTGATTGCTGGGTACTACAGGCTGTTTGTCGACCCAGTTACCTCCATTTTCCTCTGGCCTGGAAATAAACAAGTGCACCGGGTGTCTGCCGAAGAAG GCTATGAGTCCAGGGCCTGCAGTGACTCGGAGGAGTCCTCCGAAGTGGACTGTGTGCTGGAGCCTCTCTCGGACAGATGCCTGGTGAAGCTGAGCCCCTGCAGAATGTCTGTCAAAGAGGACCAGCTTCCTGGGAACAGCCCCACTCCCGAGCTGGCCAGGAGGGGTGCGAGCACTTGTGGGGCTGGCAGCACCACAGATAGTGCCGAGTCTGAAGCATCCGACTCAGCCAACACCGAGAGCCGCGGCTGCAGGACCAGTGGCTCCAGCGAGTCCATGGATGCCCTGGAAGAGGATGACTTAGATGCCTGTTCCTCCAGCAGGTCTGACTTCTTCCGCTTTGGCTCCTCAGGCTTCTCGGAAGATCTTGATTCTGACAGCCTAGAGGACAGGAACAGGATTGAGACCAGTGGCTTCCTCTGTCTCCTGGACCTGGCCCAGAGTGCCAGTGCTCAGTGCCAGAAGATGGAGTGTTCCCAACGGCTAGCTTCTGAGAACTGCAGCTGGGGGCCAGAATTGAGTGTGGGCAGGTTGGACCCCAGGCTGTATGAGGGCAGCCGGGACAACTACTACAGCCTGTGTTCCAGCGTCTCCCCAGCCAGCCACCTGAGTGACAGTTCAGAGAGCACAACTTCCAGGCAGGGGGTTATCCTGCCAGCCTGGAGCCAGCAGGGCTggactgagccccagcccagctccacACTGGAAGCCCTGCCCCTGCGCCCACCGCTGGCCTTTGAGGATGGCAGCTCGGATGAGGAGTACTATGATGCAGCTGATAAGCTCACACCCCCAGATGTGCTCTCAG GACCCAGAGCCATTTCTGCCATAGAACCCAGTGCCACAGGCTTGCAGAGTAAGGCCAGCACTTGCACTTGTGATGATGGCCTACACCCCAGGCCAGAAGGAATACAgccaagcagaaggggaggagcGAAGAAGTATGCCAGGACCCTGAGGAAAAGAAGGTCCTTTCTGCAGACTGACTACACGTCTCAGGTCTCCTTCCCCCTGGTGCCATCGGCCTCCCTGGAGAGTGTGGATGACGTGTGCTACTATGATAGGGAGCCCTACCTGACTGTCAGTGCACCTTCCCCAACTATATCCTCCCTGCAGGATGTGCAAGGTGAACCAGGCCTCCTAGAGACCaaggccctggggctgctggcTCCCCTGAGGGAGACCAAGAGCAAAAACCCAGCCTCCAGGGTCATGGAAATGGAGCCCGAGACCATGGAAACCAAGTCAGTCATTGACTCTCGAGTGTGTTCTATTTCTGCCATTCGGTTCAGGATTGACCCCAATAATAAAGAGAATTCTGAGGTTGCCTCTTTGGCTGCCACTGTTGACAGTTCCTCAGAAAGCACTCCTCGTGGTTCCAACCCAGGTTCCTCTGGCCCAGAGACTGCTCAGTCTAGGCCTTTCCAAATTTTGTCTCCATTTCAAGACTCCAATAGCAGTGCCCCCAAAGAACTCATCCTAGAGCTTGGGAACAGCACCTTCCCCCTCTCCAGGGCAGACCCCAACCCAGACAGCCCAAGGCCACATAATGTCTCTCAAAGAGACTCACTGGAGCTGGGAGGCATCCCATTGGCAATGAGATTGGGGTCTTTTTTAACAAATCATATTCAAGAAACTACCACCCAATACACAGAGCTTTTGTTGTCTCCTGGAGATGGACCTAGAAGTGGTGAATGTGGAATGAATTCAAGAGAGATGGCCACATTCTCTACAAAAGAGGAGCAACTATTTTTGGAAAGTGACAGTGAAGTTACAAACAAATATGATACCAACTTATTTCAGGAGGAATCTGGGGAGAATGCAGGTGGCCTGAAAGGTGATATGTCAAATGTTGTTTCTCAGGCTCTTGACGTTAGTACTGCAGATGGTGAAACAATTACCTCCCTCTCCTTGGAAGCTTCTGGGACAGGCACTGAGCAGACCCCACTACATACTCCCAAAGACCCCCAAGGACAATGCAGAGAAGCCCAAAGCCAAGCCTTGCGGGCCCAAGAACAAAAACACTTGGCAGAGTTGGACTTAGACCCTGATTTTTTACTTGGGAAGCAGACTGTTCTATCAGCCTTCCCTCCAGAGGGGGTCAAGGCAGAGTCACTTAACCATGTCATGGAGGAAAGTACAGCCCTTAGAGACACTCCTCAGCAGGTCTGTTTTAATCCTTCCCTAACAAAGCCACAACCCTGCCAAGAGGAGTCCCACTATGAAGCATCAAACCATTATTCACTATCAGAAAGCAAAAACAGCAGTCCTAGTATTTGCCTTCCTACTGAGAAGTCTTTCCTTTGCTTTGCCCCAGAAAGCCATCCTGCAGTTTCTGTTGGTCTTGGGAAGGCCACATCTCTGGGTTTCGCAGGCATGAATGAGGAGGGAGTAGCCCCCAGGATTGGGATGGAACAGTGTAGCTGCCAGTTCTCCTATGCCACATGCTTTCGTGGCCCACAGCCTGACACAGAGGAAGAAGACAGGGGCCCTGAGGCACACCCCATGGCCCCACTCACCTCACCACCCTCTGCAGGAAGCAGGATGGCTCTGCCTTGGAGGCCTGCCCGGTCTCACAGCTGCAGCACAGCACCGCTGTCAAGGGAAAGCCACATCTGGCCTGAGTACTGTTCCAGGGCACTGAGACAGCTGAAAGCTGCCCCTACTAGTACCCCTGAGGGCTTCATCCAACTCATGGAAAACTTGCTGGAACTACAAGACATCCTAGAAGCTTCCTGGGGGGTTGGAAACAAACACCCACCAGAAAAGTGCACCTGGCACTTTTCAGAAAGCCGGAGCCGCCTCTGCATGGGCTCTCAGAAGCTCCTTTCGAGCTGTCAGCATGTGATCAGAATGGACCAGTCCCCTGAAGAGATGCAGGGTGCTGTGTGTGACACCTTCCAGCACCTGGTCCAGCTGGCTGGCTTGTGCTTCCAGTTCACGGACTGCAGCCGTTGCTCTGCCCGGCACAGGGAAGCAGCTGGGAACCTGAGGGACGTGGTGTACACCTACCACCAGTTCGTGGAGGCTGCAAAATTGACCTGTGAGAGAGGCTATCATGACCTGAGTGTGAAACTCTTGGCCCGTCAGTGCACAGCCCTCACGGCTGCTGTGTTCTGTTTGACCCAGAAGTTCAGGGCATCCACTGCCCTATGA